In Halorhabdus rudnickae, the following proteins share a genomic window:
- a CDS encoding RNA ligase partner protein — protein sequence MAEHPLKQRFVLDTSVFITPEIRTEDEDVEAAVERLLDLVAEAKLAHNISCYMPPSINDELTTMLEERDVSEETIEKLNTWVITKSPAQYEVMIPAEIVYGFIDEMSDRVNRGLRVSEKAVRKAEQSREEEADHEHMSEVDKVISDLRDEYRRALRQGVLDSREDFDLLILARELDAGVVTEDTGIINWAEDFGLRYLRGRSFPPLIEEYLAAGERVE from the coding sequence ATGGCCGAGCATCCGCTGAAACAGCGGTTCGTCCTCGACACGTCGGTGTTCATCACTCCCGAGATCCGCACCGAGGACGAAGACGTAGAGGCGGCTGTCGAACGCTTGCTCGATCTCGTCGCGGAGGCAAAGCTCGCACACAACATCTCCTGTTACATGCCGCCGTCTATCAACGACGAGTTGACGACGATGCTCGAGGAGCGCGACGTAAGCGAGGAAACCATCGAGAAGTTGAACACCTGGGTCATCACCAAGAGTCCCGCCCAGTACGAGGTGATGATCCCTGCCGAGATCGTCTATGGATTCATCGACGAGATGAGCGACCGGGTAAACAGAGGATTGCGCGTCTCCGAGAAGGCCGTCCGGAAGGCCGAACAATCCCGCGAGGAGGAGGCCGACCACGAACACATGAGCGAAGTGGACAAGGTGATCTCGGATCTGCGTGACGAGTACCGACGGGCGCTTCGGCAGGGCGTGTTGGACTCTCGAGAGGATTTCGACCTGCTGATCCTCGCGCGGGAACTGGACGCCGGGGTCGTCACCGAGGATACGGGGATCATCAACTGGGCGGAGGACTTCGGGTTGCGATACCTCCGCGGGCGGTCGTTCCCGCCGCTGATCGAGGAGTATTTGGCAGCCGGCGAGCGCGTCGAGTGA
- a CDS encoding RNA ligase, whose product MDADPALADALGVPPDDLESLLEQFQHETFEGQRYRHLADARHGIERGTAIVAGGVVRGFPSIPRTLVLDPGVPGHFDGRLTIEEKRNGYNVRIARIDGDILGFTRSGYLCPYTTATVRELLDSGAFFEEHPDLMLCGELIGPENPYTPHEYPDVESARIEVFDVRHRETGTALSVPRRRKLCETYDLPQVPDFGEYDPATAPEAVRSVIADLDRERKEGVVMQSIDGTRQLKYTTSATHRADLEHAFSLPFDYGRDFVFPRIVREAFQAVELDHSKGESRQRARELGESILLPAIETIRAVERSETVGEEHTVRADPDVIEALLSHLRNQGITIEIERDEREADQRVVTFVKVAQATRDNARDYLEGKLIDE is encoded by the coding sequence ATGGACGCCGATCCCGCCCTGGCCGACGCCCTCGGCGTGCCGCCGGACGATCTCGAGTCCCTCCTCGAACAGTTTCAACACGAAACGTTCGAGGGGCAGCGGTATCGCCATCTCGCTGACGCCCGCCACGGGATCGAACGCGGGACCGCTATCGTCGCAGGCGGGGTCGTCCGCGGGTTCCCCTCCATCCCACGAACGCTCGTACTCGATCCAGGCGTACCCGGACACTTCGACGGCCGGCTCACCATCGAAGAGAAGCGCAACGGCTACAACGTCCGGATCGCCCGGATCGACGGCGACATTCTGGGGTTCACCCGCAGTGGGTATCTCTGTCCGTATACCACCGCGACAGTCCGAGAATTGCTCGATTCCGGCGCTTTCTTCGAGGAGCACCCCGATCTGATGCTCTGTGGCGAGTTGATCGGTCCCGAGAACCCCTACACGCCCCACGAGTACCCGGACGTAGAGTCGGCACGGATCGAGGTTTTCGACGTGCGTCATCGAGAGACGGGGACAGCGCTATCGGTCCCGCGCCGACGAAAACTGTGCGAGACGTACGATCTTCCGCAGGTCCCCGACTTCGGCGAGTACGATCCAGCGACGGCACCCGAAGCCGTCCGGTCGGTCATCGCCGACCTTGACCGCGAGCGAAAGGAGGGTGTCGTCATGCAGTCGATCGACGGGACGCGACAGCTGAAGTACACCACCTCGGCCACCCACCGGGCCGACCTCGAACACGCCTTCTCGCTGCCGTTCGACTACGGTCGCGATTTCGTCTTCCCGCGGATCGTCCGGGAAGCGTTCCAGGCAGTCGAACTGGACCATTCGAAGGGCGAGTCCCGGCAGCGCGCGCGGGAACTCGGGGAATCGATCCTCCTGCCCGCGATCGAGACGATCCGGGCGGTCGAACGCAGCGAAACCGTCGGTGAGGAACACACTGTCCGGGCCGATCCCGACGTGATCGAGGCGCTACTGTCTCACCTTCGGAATCAGGGCATCACCATCGAAATCGAGCGCGACGAACGCGAGGCGGACCAACGGGTGGTTACGTTCGTCAAAGTCGCGCAGGCAACCCGCGATAACGCCCGGGACTACCTCGAAGGCAAGTTGATCGACGAATGA
- a CDS encoding UvrD-helicase domain-containing protein, with protein MTDSTQVTRLFGGPGSGKTTALLDRVEALLEDDDVDVRDVLVVSYTRAAAAEVRERLAERLDVSPRSLKGNVCTMHAKAYELLNLSRGDVVGESDKQEFCEEYGVEYEDQYESGGRRTARSTTIGNKIIATSQWLQRTRRDVADWYDVPFKWNDETVRLPPDIDENAQTGNKYTPTWPSDDDRVDVPEVIRAWRTYKGEHDIVGFADMLERVAQRSLLPNVEYLAIDEFQDITTLQYDVYGEWKSHMENVLIAGDDDQVVYAWQGADPRLLLEVEGEDVILDTSHRLPSTILDVVQREVSHIDERQEKNLSPRKQGGAVEAVQTPSMLDLVRNVRSTVEEDDGSLMILFRARYQMFQFIDEFIDEGIPFDVMTDQRMWTDRLEDYVHGIEALAADEDLTALEVRRLADMLEDTAFGTGERDDLFDAVDDRQEAAETDDLEEIMVEPDLVRDHAPFLPEPPAAADMVRKVTSFQERAIEAYFRGDYQDMPTDRVRVGTIHSAKGREADHVFVATDLTEKVVEQMAATVEQDDIEIPGVEEFTKHTSPVPTLTDNERRVFYVGMSRARERLVILENLVDGAPTLPIDVLLNNEPTEIDPEESLADILGEEAAAVH; from the coding sequence ATGACCGATTCGACGCAGGTGACGCGCCTGTTCGGCGGACCCGGCAGCGGGAAGACGACGGCCCTGCTCGACCGTGTAGAGGCACTGCTCGAGGACGATGACGTTGATGTCCGTGACGTGCTGGTCGTCTCTTATACGCGAGCGGCGGCGGCGGAGGTCCGCGAACGGCTGGCCGAGCGGCTGGACGTTTCCCCGCGATCGTTGAAGGGCAACGTCTGTACGATGCACGCTAAGGCCTACGAATTGCTTAACCTCTCGCGAGGAGACGTAGTGGGCGAGTCCGACAAACAGGAGTTCTGTGAGGAGTACGGCGTCGAGTACGAAGACCAGTACGAGAGCGGCGGTCGGCGGACCGCCCGTTCGACTACCATCGGCAACAAGATCATCGCCACCAGTCAGTGGCTCCAGCGGACCCGTCGTGACGTCGCCGACTGGTACGACGTCCCCTTCAAGTGGAACGACGAGACGGTCCGGCTCCCGCCAGACATCGACGAGAACGCCCAGACCGGCAACAAGTACACGCCGACATGGCCCTCCGACGACGATCGGGTCGACGTCCCCGAAGTGATCCGTGCCTGGCGGACGTACAAGGGTGAACACGATATCGTCGGCTTCGCGGACATGCTCGAACGCGTCGCCCAGCGGTCGCTGTTGCCGAACGTCGAATACCTCGCCATCGACGAGTTCCAGGACATCACCACGCTGCAGTACGATGTCTACGGGGAATGGAAGTCTCACATGGAGAATGTCCTGATCGCGGGCGACGACGATCAGGTCGTCTACGCCTGGCAGGGGGCTGATCCGCGCCTCCTCTTAGAGGTGGAAGGCGAGGACGTCATCCTCGACACCTCACACCGCTTGCCCTCGACGATCCTGGACGTTGTCCAGCGGGAGGTCAGCCACATCGACGAGCGCCAGGAGAAGAATCTCTCGCCACGCAAGCAGGGTGGGGCAGTCGAAGCTGTCCAGACTCCCTCGATGCTGGATCTGGTCCGGAACGTCCGTTCGACCGTCGAGGAGGACGACGGCTCGCTGATGATCCTCTTCCGGGCGCGCTATCAGATGTTCCAGTTCATCGATGAGTTCATCGACGAGGGCATCCCCTTCGACGTGATGACTGACCAGCGCATGTGGACTGACCGTCTGGAGGATTACGTCCACGGCATCGAGGCACTCGCTGCCGACGAGGATCTGACGGCCCTGGAGGTCCGCCGGCTGGCAGACATGCTCGAAGACACGGCCTTCGGGACCGGCGAGCGCGACGACCTCTTCGACGCCGTCGACGACCGCCAGGAGGCCGCCGAGACCGACGACTTAGAGGAGATCATGGTCGAACCCGACCTGGTTCGCGATCACGCTCCCTTCCTGCCAGAGCCGCCGGCTGCCGCGGATATGGTCCGGAAGGTAACCAGCTTCCAGGAGCGGGCCATCGAGGCGTACTTCCGCGGTGACTATCAGGACATGCCGACCGACCGGGTGCGTGTCGGCACGATCCACAGTGCGAAGGGTCGTGAGGCCGATCACGTCTTCGTCGCGACAGACCTCACCGAGAAAGTTGTCGAGCAGATGGCCGCGACCGTCGAACAGGACGACATCGAGATCCCGGGTGTCGAGGAGTTCACCAAACACACCAGCCCCGTCCCGACCCTGACCGACAACGAACGGCGGGTCTTCTACGTCGGGATGTCACGGGCCAGGGAACGGCTGGTGATCCTCGAGAACCTCGTCGATGGTGCCCCCACGCTCCCGATCGACGTCCTCTTGAACAACGAGCCGACCGAGATCGATCCCGAGGAAAGCCTGGCAGATATCCTCGGAGAGGAAGCCGCAGCCGTCCACTGA
- a CDS encoding DUF7521 family protein, with product MASSVVQYGQAVLVLLRLILFGLTLGITLISFQAYQQRQSERLQYAFIGFAFISMGVAVSNIVSQMFTTDPTATARLFFDMTETIPFIIGFAMLYLSLYR from the coding sequence ATGGCTTCTAGCGTCGTACAGTACGGCCAGGCGGTTCTCGTGTTGTTGCGACTCATTCTGTTCGGCCTGACGCTGGGGATCACGCTCATCAGTTTCCAGGCCTACCAGCAGCGTCAGTCCGAACGCCTCCAGTACGCGTTCATCGGGTTTGCGTTCATCAGCATGGGCGTTGCGGTGAGCAACATCGTTTCGCAGATGTTCACGACCGATCCGACGGCTACCGCGCGGTTGTTCTTCGATATGACCGAGACGATTCCGTTCATCATCGGGTTCGCCATGTTGTATCTCTCGCTGTATCGGTAA
- a CDS encoding ArsR/SmtB family transcription factor yields MADDRPIEEVLDTIGDEHARHVLAGVSKQAKSAKELSEQLDLSLPTVYRRLEILQEHDLVSDQTAVADDGNHYKVYESNFESTVIRLEDDEYQVRIYRSENLPDRFGQLWDDLNVD; encoded by the coding sequence GTGGCTGACGATCGACCAATCGAGGAAGTCCTCGACACGATCGGGGACGAGCACGCGCGACACGTCCTGGCGGGAGTCAGCAAGCAGGCCAAATCGGCCAAGGAACTCAGCGAGCAACTCGATCTCTCGTTGCCGACTGTCTACCGTCGTCTGGAGATCCTCCAGGAACACGATCTGGTGTCCGATCAGACGGCCGTTGCCGACGACGGCAACCACTACAAGGTCTACGAATCGAACTTCGAGAGTACAGTCATCCGGCTGGAGGACGACGAGTATCAGGTGCGGATCTATCGTTCGGAGAACCTTCCAGACCGGTTCGGCCAGCTCTGGGACGATCTCAACGTGGACTGA
- a CDS encoding HVO_0416 family zinc finger protein, which translates to MATAPSTDEVIDEFLSQRGHETEAVGWDENYNKKQCPDCGGLHEPTANECSVCGWIPAGSR; encoded by the coding sequence ATGGCCACCGCACCGAGCACGGACGAGGTCATTGACGAATTCCTCTCCCAGCGTGGGCACGAAACCGAAGCGGTCGGCTGGGACGAAAACTATAACAAGAAGCAGTGTCCGGATTGCGGAGGGCTCCACGAGCCGACAGCGAACGAATGCTCGGTATGCGGCTGGATACCGGCCGGATCGAGATGA